The genome window ACCGTAGGCGATCATAAAATCATCGCTTCGCTTAACATTGTCGACAACAAGATTCTCCCGATCGGACAAGTCGGGCTTTCGGAAAGCGCGTGGAAAGCGGTTGATGCAAAAGAAGGAGATACGGTTCTTCTTTCGCATCTGAAACCCGTTTTGTCCTTACACGAAGTTCGATCGAAGATTTACGAAAATCGTCTAAACGAAGATTCCTTTGAAAGAATCATCCAGGACATCAAAGACGAAAAATATTCCAATATCGAAATCGCATCCTTTATTACGGCGTGTTCCGGCGATCATCTCAATTTGGACGAGATCAAAGCGCTCACCAAAGCGATGATTCGAACCGGTTCCGTTTTGAAATGGGACAAACACCCGGTCGTCGACAAACACTGCGTAGGCGGACTTCCGGGAAACAGAACGACTCCTATCGTAGTTTCGATCGTGGCCGCAGCCGGTTTAACGGTTCCGAAAACTTCTTCACGCGCGATTACTTCTCCGGCGGGAACGGCGGACACGATGGAGACCGTTACGAACGTGAATCTGAATCTTAACGAAATGAAAGCCGTCGTCGAGAAAGAAGGAGGTTGTATCGTTTGGGGAGGTTCGATCGGGTTAAGCCCCGTAGACGATATTCTCATCCGCGTCGAACGCGCTTTGGAAGTGGACAGCGTAGGACAAATGATCGCCTCGGTGTTATCGAAAAAAGCCGCGGCAGGTTCTTCCCATGTAGTGATCGATATTCCCATCGGAAAGACTGCAAAAGTTCGCACGGAAGAAGATGCAGAAAAGTTAAATTACTATTTTACGGTAGTCGGAAAGTTCGTCGGTTTGAAAGTCAAGGTATTGATTTCGGACGGTTCGCAGCCGATCGGAAGAGGAATCGGTCCGTCTCTCGAAATTAAGGATTGTATCAGCGTTTTAAAGAACGAGGCGGATTCTCCCTCGGATCTGAAACAAAGAGCTCTGACGATCGCCGCGGCCATGCTCGAGTTCGCGGCTCCGCATCGATATAAAAACGGAATTCAAGCCGCTCTTGAAATTTTAGAATCGGGAAAAGCCTGGGAGAAATTCGAAAAGATATGTAGGGCTCAAGGGGATTTTAAGGAACCTTCTTCCTCCAAGTTTCAAATGGACGTCATCGCTCAATCGTCGGGGATCGTTTCAGAGATAGACAATCGAAAGATCGCAAAGGTGGCTCGGCTTGCAGGAGCGCCTAACAGTTCTTCTGCGGGAGTGTATTTTCTTTCTCCGTTGGGAAGAACGATCGAAAAAGGCGACATACTCTATACCGTTCATTCGGACTCGGAAGGAGAATTAGAATACGCTTTCGATTACCTGAATACTCAAAACGGAATCATTACGATTCAATAAAGGAGTTTATGAAACGAATCCTAATTTCATTGCCCGAAAACGAAGCCCTTACAAAAAGAATTTCGGAACGATCCGGCTTAAAGGTCGGTAAAGCCGAGTTCGGAAGATTTCCGGACGGAGAATCCAAATTTAGAATCGACGAAGAATTAGCTGAAACGGAAATCTACGTCGTCTGCTCCTTAGATCGCCCCGATACAAAGATCGTCCCGCTTCTCTTTTTCTGTGAAACGGCAAGGTCGCTCGGTGCCGAAAAAATTCATCTCATAGCGCCTTATCTATGTTATATGAGACAAGACAAAGTCTTTCATCCCGGAGAAGGCATCAACGCCCGCTATTTCGCATCCTTGATTTCCCGTTACGTGGATTCGGTTTTGACGATCGATCCTCATCTGCATCGAATTCACAACCTAGAAGACATTTTCAGCGTAAAGGCGACGACCTTACACGCGACACGGCTCTTTGCGGATTATATCCGCAAGAACGTCAAAAATCCGATTTTGATCGGACCGGACAACGAGAGCAGTCAATGGGTTAGCGAAGTCGCGAAAGAATCCGATTCTCCGTTTACGATTTTGGAAAAAAAACGCAAAGGGGACCGCGACGTGGAAGTAAGCGTTCCGCAGATCGAAACGTATCGAAACCATACGCCGGTTTTGATAGACGACATCGTTTCCACGGGAAAAACTCTGCTCAAAACGATCGCACATCTGAAAAATGCCGGAATGCAGGCCCCCGCTTGTCTTTGTGTTCACGGAATTTTCGCGGACGATTCTTATCAAGAATTGATCGAAAGCGGAGCGAATCCGATCATTACTACGAATACGATCGATCACGTAAGCAATCGTATCGATATAAGCGCACTGATTGCGGAGAATTTGTTTTAACCGTTTCGATGATCTGGAATCGGATGCTCGAGCTGGATGCGGATTTTTTTTGCGTGAGAATTACTCGGATCGAGTTGATCCACTTTTTCCAAAAGTTTTACCGCGATCTCCTTCTTATGAATGAACAGATACGATTCGGCGAGATGAGCCACATTGTTCAGGAATTCCGGTTCACGGAGTAATACGCGCTCCCCTAACTCCACCGCTTGACGAAAACGTTTCATCCTTTTGTAGATCAAAGAGGCGGTAAACATCGCCTCCACATCCTCGGGAAAATCGGAAATCAATTCCTCGAATAAATTAAGCGCCTCTTCGTATTTGCCGATTTTATAATATATCTTCGCGAGTTCCTTTTTAAACGCGGGAGACATCGTCTCGTCTTCCAATTTGTTCTTCAGGTTTTCGAGATGATACAAAGCGTGTTCCCAATTCTCCGCTTGCAGATACTTTAGATACGTTTCGTCCGGAAAAACGAAGGATTGAATTTTAGGTGCGCTTTCCAGGCGAACCGGTTCTTTGAGATAGGTCATCTTTACGATGCTCAGATCGTCCGTAAGTTCTCCGTAATTCCGAAGTCCTTGTACGAGTAAACCGAGATCGCCTCTGGCCTCATCCACTCTTTTTAAGAATTGCGATTCGTCCTCGTTGATCAATCTTGTCCCGTCCGGATCGACTCCGAGCAGCAGGTCGTCTCGTCCGTCAGAACCGATAAAAATCGTATCTCCTTTTTCCAAAAGGAAGATTTTCACTTTCATCTTGCTTTCCAGACCGGTGATTCCTATCTTTCTAAGTTCCAATTTGTCCTCGATAAAGGAGGAGACGCCGTCGCGATATAAAACCGTCCAAGGGTGTTCTGCATTCAAAAAATAGAATATTCCGGATTCTAAATCCACGAGACCCAGGACTACGGAAATCAACATCGATCCGTCGAACGATTCGAAGATGTTCTGAAGCTCCAAAAAACATTCCTTCAACCAGAGTTCAGGCGGCTTGGATCGATACGAACTAACGTTCTTTGTCCTGGAAACGAAAGATCTGAAAACCACCCCTAACACGAGTGCGCCTCCCGCGCCTTGAATCGACTTTCCCATCGCGTCCCCGTTTACGAGAACGAGATATTTCCGATCCTTCAAAACGATCTCGTCGGCGATGATAATGTCCCCTCCGATTTCCTTTTTCCATTGTTTGAACTCGAAATGTTTTTTCTGACGGCTGAAACCTTCCACGGAAATCGATTCGTTCTGAATCTTATAACGATTCAACGGATCCAATAATAAAGAAGTCAAAAAGTAATCCCCGTCCTGCTGAATCTTCAACTCCTGAATCTGATTCAGAGTATCTTCCAATTGTCCCGTTCTTTCTCGGACTTTTCGATCCAAGTCCAGATTCAATTCTTCCACTTCGTTGTGAACCCTGAGAAATCGGTTCGCGAGAATGAACACGATCCCCAATTCGAAGGTAAAAAATCCATATTTTAGAAGTCCATAATTTTCTAAATAAGGAAGGAGCTGCATAGACCCCACAAGATCGGTGATCGCGGATACCAGAAGAATGATGAATCCGGCGAATAACCGAACACTGTCCTGGTTCCTTTGGATCAAGGAGCGGATCATAACGTAAAGCGCGTACGACGCAAAGAGAAAGATCGAATACTGCCAAGCCTGAAGCAATAGAACGGAAATCGCACGATTGCAAAACGGAATCAGGGACGTAAGCGCAAAGGCAAAGAATTGATAAAATCTAGACACGGAACCGATCTTCGATTCGAAGATCGGTTCCAAAAACAAAAGAAAAAAAGTCGGAATGTTGAATACGACCATATACTCCAATTTCATTTGGAGGACCGGATCAAGGTTGAGTTCGTAAACGGCGTTGCTTCTCAGATAAATGTATATCGCAAGCAACATCGAAAAAAGACCGAAGAAGAGATTGTATTTCTCCTGTGGACGTTTGAAATAAAATAGGAAATGATAGAAACCGACGAACAGATATAAAAACGCGAGCATCAAAGTCGATCGTTCGGATAAGATCGACGCGTTACGCGACTGCAAATCGATCATCGGAGGAACGGAATCGAAACTCGCGTACGCGTCGAGTTCCTCGCCCGGATCGGAAGACAAGATCAGTCGGACTTCGTTGCTTCCGACGCGAACTTTGTTTTCGGGGATCGGAAAGATCACGTGTCTTTTAAATCCGTTTTTGACGATTCTTCCTCCAAAGACCAGTCCCCCCTCTCCTATCTTTTCTCCGTTGAAATAAATTTCATACGCGTTCGTAAGAAGGGGAAAGTGAATGGAAAGTCCGTCGACGGAAAGAACGTTCAGATCCTGCGCGGAAATATCGAACACCTTTAACAAGGTTACGGTCCGCGTAAAACCTTCGGGAAACGAAAAGGAACGGACGGTATCTTTCGGAATCGGAAGAGACTTCAATTCCTTCCAGGAAGAATTCTCGATCGGAGCGGCAAGATTTTTTCCTTCCGTAATTTTCCAATCCTTCGTCAATTGGATCGGAAATGAAAAGATAGGCGCGCTTATCAGAAAAAAAACGCATAAGAGGATGCGATTATAAAAACGTTCGGTTCTGTTTTGAAAATCGGAATCCACCGTTATTTGCCGCCAGCCCTTTGATAGAAGAAATCCTTCGTTTGGCAATCAATATTAAACGGAAATAAAAATAATTGATCGAACCTCGATTCGGCGGAAAGGAAGAACTTGGAAGAATATTTCACTTTTTTAATGTTAGGTGAAAGTTTCTTACATCAGGATTAAAACGAATCCTAAAAAATTTCGTTCGATCGAACGTCCGAGTTTTACGATCACTCCATCACGATCGTTATATCGACTCGGCGATTTTTTTGTCTGCCTTGAACCGTGGAATTATCCGCGATCGGTTTCGACTTTCCGTATCCCTCATAGGACATTCTTTTTTCCTCAAGACCCTGTTTGTCCCTGAGTTCTTTCAGAACGGAAAGCGCTCGTTCTCTGGAAAGTTTCCGGTTGTATTCTTCCCCGCCCGAATTGTCCGTATGGCCGCTGATCCGTATTTCACGGTCGCCGTATTTTTTGAGAACGGACGCGATTCTTTCTAGTTCTTTCTTTGCCTCTTCCTTCAACTCGGAACTGTCGTAATCGAATAGAACCGAATTCAACGAAATGGCGATGCCCTCTTCCGTCCTGCGAATCTCCACCGGCGGTCCGGAAGGTTTTTCGTTTTCCGGCCTCGCGCGATTCTCCTCTTCCTCGGGCCATTGCAGAGTATTACGGGGAGGCTTTTTGCCGTTTCGTTGCGGATCACCGTTCGATTCGATTCCGGTTGGAAGTTCGCTTTTCAGAATCTTGCGGATCTCTTCGGCGAATTTGTCCTTATCGTTATCGGTTAATTTTACGTTTTTATTATATACTCCGTGAATATCGAAGGACATTTCCTGAGCCATACCGTTCGCATAAACGAACGTATACGCGAGTTGGACCCGTTTGTATTGGGGAAGTCCTTGTTCGCGGTCGAAGAACACCATCCCCCTCGCGAACCCGTAAATTTTAAACGGAACTCCTTCCTGATTCGTTTGAGAATCATAGAATAACGTATAATTGTATTCGATCCGATCTCCTTTGCCTGAAAGTTTTTGAAACGCCCACTCGTCGATTCCGTGATACTTATATTTTGCAAGAACCGTGATCATTACTCTTCCGCCCGGAAATTGAAAACTTTCCGTAGCGGGTTGCGTCCATTCTTCCCCGATTACAACCGGCTTTTCGGAAAAACTCGGAAGCGAACGCAGATTGGGCATGCTGTATTCCTGAGGCACGCGGTATTGACCGAGTTCGGTGATTTGAAATCTGCTCTTGAACGTTTTGTCTTTTCGAAACGCAGGATCGACTTCGGGGAAACGTGTGTATGTGTCGAAAAATCCTTCGAGCATACAAGCCTTGTTCTCGCACGAAAGAGTTTGTAAAAGAATTCGATTCTTATCCTCTCGTTTGATTTTTCTTCCCTGACTTACCAATTGAACGCGATGATATTCGTTTAACTCGACGTTCTCGCCGGGAACCAACTTCCATCGAAAAAGAATCTTTTCCGGTTCTTCGGAGGCAAGAGACAAGGAATCAAAAAACAAAATTAGAACGGCGATACGAAACGTCGTCGAGAGGAAACCTCCGGAGAAGTTTTCGGATTTCGAATGTCTGTGCGGAAGTTTCCCCATAGTTTTAATTTCGTAAGATTTTAGGAAAACATAAGGAAAGTGTAAAAAACTTTCCGAAAAATACGCGATTCGGACGAAGATTAAAATCGGAGTCCCGATTCGTTTCGGGAGAATTCTATGGAAGCGAGACTCGTTTACGTCACCGCAAAGAACGAAAAAGAAGCCCTTAAAATCGGAAAAACCTTAGTCGAAGAACGATTGGCCGCTTGTGCGAACATTCTTCCCAAGATGAAGTCGGTTTATCACTGGGAAAAGAAACTCGTCGTGGATAACGAAGCCGTTCTAATCCTAAAAACAAAAAGCGAATTGATGACCGAACTCACTCTTCGAATTAAATCCTTACACAGTTATTCTGTTCCATGTGTGGTTAGTCTTCCGCTTTTGGAAGGAAACCGCGATTACTTTACGTGGTTGTTCGGCGAAGTGATTTCGGAATAACAGATTCAAAAAAGGTTATATAGTGCAGATCCACGTTAAACAAAAATATACGGCCCTTACTTTTAACTCCGCTTTTTTCGGCTTTTACGCGCACGCGGGTTTCGCCAAAGGACTTTCCGAAATCGGATTTCATCCGGTCAAAATCACGGGTTGCAGCTCAGGCGCTCTCATCGGCTCCCTCGTTGCGGCCGGAGTTCCTGTCGAAACGATGACCGATCTGATTCTAAACTTGAAAAAAAAGGATTTCTGGGAAGGAAATCTGATCACGAATATCGTAAAGCCGATCCGCAAAGGACTCAAAAATTATTCCGGAATTCTTTCCGGAAAAAAAATCAAGGAATTATTAAAACCGCATTTAGGTCATAAGAAGATCGAAGATCTCCCCGTTCCAATGGGAGTTTCCGTTTCCAACCTCACAAAACAAATCCGCGAACTCAAAACGAAAGGAGATCTGATCGATCAAATCCTCGCTTCGATGACGTTTCCGTTCCTATTCGAAATTCAAAAATTGGGAGAAGAGGAATTCATCGACGGAGGTGTCGCCGATCAGGAACCGATCAAGGAATTGATTTTGGATAAGTCGATCAAGAAGATCGTCGTCCACAGCGTTCGGACAAAAAAAGGCCATTCCGAACGGGCAATGCTGCGCGCGTTTCATTCTTCCGTTCAGATCATCGAAAACGAAACGAGGGAACTGAAGGAACTTCTCGCAAAACATTATAAAAAACAAATATTACGCGTGGAAACCGTAACGCCTTATATCGATGCCGATCGCCTCAAACACGGAAGAGAAGCGTTGGAAGAAGGTAGAAAAAGCGCTCATCATTGGAAAAAGAAGATCCTCGCATCCGCATAAAAACGCGCAATCCGCATGAGATCCGATCGCCTAACAAGATGAATCCGAAAGTCGTTGAAATCACCGAAAACTACGTCAATCTTCACCGCACACTTTCGGATTTGATGGGCGCACCGATCCTGAACTACAAAAGTTTCGATTTCTATTCGAACCCCGATTCACACTGGTTTACGAGAATCATCCTCAAGGGAAAGTTTTCCGATTCCGAATTGACCGAAGAAATCGGAGATCTTAGAAGCAAGGGTCAAGACCCCGATATTTTAGATTTTTTGAATACACGAAATCACGAATCCGCGATCAAAAAACTGGGTTACGATTCCTGCAACGAACAAGTGGGAATGTTTCTAAAGGGAAATCCGGTTTCGCCGAATCAAAATCGAACTTCGCGGACCGAGAGCATTCCAAAAAAAGAAGTCGTGGATGTGCGATTGATTGCCGACGCGGACGAACTCAAAACTTGGCTGAGGATCGTAAATTCATCCTTCGAATCCGACGATCGGGAAAACCTCTACTTAAAACTGATCGGACGCGAAGGTTTTCGGCTCTACGGAGGTTTCGTAAACGGAACGATGGTTACGACCGGAATGAGCTATTTCGACGGAGAATCCTTCGGTTTGTATTCGATTACGACGGACGGAGCGCATCGCGGTTTCGGTTTTGCGTCCGTTCTAGTGGATCAAATCTTACGGGAAATCCGAAAGGAATTTTCCGGATTTATCATTCTTCACGCGACCAAGATGGGACAAGGAATTTACGAACGATTCGGTTTTCAAGATTCTACGATCCTGCGTCATTGGGGTAGAACTCAAATCCATTAGAAAACTTTAATGCGTTCTGACGTGTTTATTTGATCCGATTGCCTAAAAAGAAAACCGCTTCGATCGAACCGGGAAACGTAAAATTCTCAAAAGGCGACCAACCCGATTTACTTTTGATTTCCTCTTTTAAGAACGTTTTCGGTCGTTTCAAATTCAACACGGTGAAGTTCGCCGAATAACCCGGTTCGATTCTCCCGAAACCTTTTCCGAATTTGGGAGGGAGATATTCGTTCACAAAGTCTCCCGGATTTTTAGAGCAGATTTTTGCGATCGTTTTCCGATCCACGCCCGCGTCCAAAATCAACCATGTTACAAAAAGTGAATACGTATCGAGTTGAGAAATTCCGCTCGTTCCTTTTTGTTTTTCTTCGATGCTGTGCGGAGCGTGATCGGTCGCTAGATAATCGATCCAACCTTCTTTGACGCCTTGCAGCATTCTTTCGCGGTCTTCCTTTTCGCGAAGCGGAGGATTCATCTGAAACCAAAGCCGGTTTTCGGGAGTCAACATGGACTTGTCGAAGAACAAATGCGTGGGAGTGACTTCGCAGGTGATCTTAACGCCCTTTTGTTTTGCGGCTTTGATTTTGTTCAAACCGTCGCCCGTAGAATAATGACAGAGTTTTCCGCGAAGATTATATTTTTCGATCAGATACAAAGCGAAGTCGGTCGCCATCGTTTCCGCTTCCGCCGGTCTTCTGTCTTCGTGGAATTTTTCGTCCTGATGTTTTTCGAGAATTTCCGGATCTTCGCAGTGAAAGCTGATATTCTGTCCCGCATAGTTGCGGATCGTATCTTCCAGAGTTTGATTGTTATGAAAAAACAATTCTCCGATGCTCGGTCCCATAAAAACTTTGTAGGGAACGGACTTGGAAAGAGGTTTCGTGTCCGGTCCGATCCCGGCATACAACGTGATGTGAATCGGAGAACGATCGGCTAACTTGCGTTTTTTTGAATATGAATTTTCATCCACCGGAGGAATCGGGTTGTTCGGCATATCGGCGACGTGAACAACTCCCCCGTTGATCGCGGCTGCGCTCGCGGATAGAAAATCCTCTTTGTAAGTATGTTTGCCGCTTTCGTCCTCTCTTGCGTGGATATGAATGTCGCCGAACCCCGGAAAGATCACGGTTTGGTTCGGATCAAACCACGCTTCTTCCTTCGTTTGTTCTTCGGTGACGTCGAACTCCAATCCTTCGCGAACGGACGAAATCCATCCGGTTTCAGGATCCCATTCCACCGTTCCGTCGAACTCGCGTTCGTGTGTTACGATTCTGCCGGAGATTTTACGAATCATGAAAAGCGCTGTTTCACTTAACGCAGATCACGTTGTATTTCATCGTTCCGAGGCTGCTCGTTTCCATCCCGTCTTTTAAGTTAACCGAAAAGTAATAACCGGTTTCACCGTCTTGGCTGGAAGACCAGAACACTCCCGCGTTTTTCAGTTTCTGATCGGCGCGTTTGCTGAAGGTTTTGAGCTGATCTTTACCCGGAAGACGTTTCGCCTTTTCGTCGCAGATCTCTTTCGCTTCGGCCCAAGTCGCGGATCGATGGAACGTATCGTCCCAGCCGCGTTTGCCGTAAACGGGAGTTTTCGTGTGATAGTTTTCGCAGATGAAATAACTGAAAATTCCCAAGAGCAGAATACATCCCGTAAGGATGATGCGGATTACGAGTTTGCCTCCTTCGCGGGGAGGTCTGACTTTAGGCTCGGCGCTTTTTTCCATTGCAAGTTCTTGACTCTTGCGATGGAACTCTTGATTTCTTTGAAAATTCTTTCCGTGTTGTTGGCGCTGCTGGTGAGAATGTCTTCGATTTCCTTCTCTCTGTTCGTTGCCGCCGCGGTTGGATTCGGCGTTTTCCCGATTCCTCTCGTTTCCTCCCGAACCTTTTTGATTTGAATTATGTTTCTTTCGGGGAGGCCTTCTTTTGTTTGCCATTTGGACCTGTGTTGTTGAATTTAACGACTTATCTTTGATTCGTACCAGAGAAATGAAAAGTTGTAAATTAAAATTTCGATCCGTTGAGGAACAACGCTTTTCCTTTGAAAATGAAGTGAATCTTCCCCGCAAATTTCGAAGATGGTAAACCATGGAACGCATTCGCATTGGATTG of Leptospira sanjuanensis contains these proteins:
- a CDS encoding thymidine phosphorylase family protein, which codes for MSDKKEKLTLKNLGIDTNQEYVVFLRRDCPACKSEGFIALNRVQVTVGDHKIIASLNIVDNKILPIGQVGLSESAWKAVDAKEGDTVLLSHLKPVLSLHEVRSKIYENRLNEDSFERIIQDIKDEKYSNIEIASFITACSGDHLNLDEIKALTKAMIRTGSVLKWDKHPVVDKHCVGGLPGNRTTPIVVSIVAAAGLTVPKTSSRAITSPAGTADTMETVTNVNLNLNEMKAVVEKEGGCIVWGGSIGLSPVDDILIRVERALEVDSVGQMIASVLSKKAAAGSSHVVIDIPIGKTAKVRTEEDAEKLNYYFTVVGKFVGLKVKVLISDGSQPIGRGIGPSLEIKDCISVLKNEADSPSDLKQRALTIAAAMLEFAAPHRYKNGIQAALEILESGKAWEKFEKICRAQGDFKEPSSSKFQMDVIAQSSGIVSEIDNRKIAKVARLAGAPNSSSAGVYFLSPLGRTIEKGDILYTVHSDSEGELEYAFDYLNTQNGIITIQ
- a CDS encoding SpoIIE family protein phosphatase; translation: MLLCVFFLISAPIFSFPIQLTKDWKITEGKNLAAPIENSSWKELKSLPIPKDTVRSFSFPEGFTRTVTLLKVFDISAQDLNVLSVDGLSIHFPLLTNAYEIYFNGEKIGEGGLVFGGRIVKNGFKRHVIFPIPENKVRVGSNEVRLILSSDPGEELDAYASFDSVPPMIDLQSRNASILSERSTLMLAFLYLFVGFYHFLFYFKRPQEKYNLFFGLFSMLLAIYIYLRSNAVYELNLDPVLQMKLEYMVVFNIPTFFLLFLEPIFESKIGSVSRFYQFFAFALTSLIPFCNRAISVLLLQAWQYSIFLFASYALYVMIRSLIQRNQDSVRLFAGFIILLVSAITDLVGSMQLLPYLENYGLLKYGFFTFELGIVFILANRFLRVHNEVEELNLDLDRKVRERTGQLEDTLNQIQELKIQQDGDYFLTSLLLDPLNRYKIQNESISVEGFSRQKKHFEFKQWKKEIGGDIIIADEIVLKDRKYLVLVNGDAMGKSIQGAGGALVLGVVFRSFVSRTKNVSSYRSKPPELWLKECFLELQNIFESFDGSMLISVVLGLVDLESGIFYFLNAEHPWTVLYRDGVSSFIEDKLELRKIGITGLESKMKVKIFLLEKGDTIFIGSDGRDDLLLGVDPDGTRLINEDESQFLKRVDEARGDLGLLVQGLRNYGELTDDLSIVKMTYLKEPVRLESAPKIQSFVFPDETYLKYLQAENWEHALYHLENLKNKLEDETMSPAFKKELAKIYYKIGKYEEALNLFEELISDFPEDVEAMFTASLIYKRMKRFRQAVELGERVLLREPEFLNNVAHLAESYLFIHKKEIAVKLLEKVDQLDPSNSHAKKIRIQLEHPIPDHRNG
- a CDS encoding GNAT family N-acetyltransferase: MNPKVVEITENYVNLHRTLSDLMGAPILNYKSFDFYSNPDSHWFTRIILKGKFSDSELTEEIGDLRSKGQDPDILDFLNTRNHESAIKKLGYDSCNEQVGMFLKGNPVSPNQNRTSRTESIPKKEVVDVRLIADADELKTWLRIVNSSFESDDRENLYLKLIGREGFRLYGGFVNGTMVTTGMSYFDGESFGLYSITTDGAHRGFGFASVLVDQILREIRKEFSGFIILHATKMGQGIYERFGFQDSTILRHWGRTQIH
- a CDS encoding LIC_10572 family protein; the protein is MANKRRPPRKKHNSNQKGSGGNERNRENAESNRGGNEQREGNRRHSHQQRQQHGKNFQRNQEFHRKSQELAMEKSAEPKVRPPREGGKLVIRIILTGCILLLGIFSYFICENYHTKTPVYGKRGWDDTFHRSATWAEAKEICDEKAKRLPGKDQLKTFSKRADQKLKNAGVFWSSSQDGETGYYFSVNLKDGMETSSLGTMKYNVICVK
- a CDS encoding amidohydrolase family protein, whose product is MIRKISGRIVTHEREFDGTVEWDPETGWISSVREGLEFDVTEEQTKEEAWFDPNQTVIFPGFGDIHIHAREDESGKHTYKEDFLSASAAAINGGVVHVADMPNNPIPPVDENSYSKKRKLADRSPIHITLYAGIGPDTKPLSKSVPYKVFMGPSIGELFFHNNQTLEDTIRNYAGQNISFHCEDPEILEKHQDEKFHEDRRPAEAETMATDFALYLIEKYNLRGKLCHYSTGDGLNKIKAAKQKGVKITCEVTPTHLFFDKSMLTPENRLWFQMNPPLREKEDRERMLQGVKEGWIDYLATDHAPHSIEEKQKGTSGISQLDTYSLFVTWLILDAGVDRKTIAKICSKNPGDFVNEYLPPKFGKGFGRIEPGYSANFTVLNLKRPKTFLKEEIKSKSGWSPFENFTFPGSIEAVFFLGNRIK
- a CDS encoding ribose-phosphate pyrophosphokinase, with amino-acid sequence MKRILISLPENEALTKRISERSGLKVGKAEFGRFPDGESKFRIDEELAETEIYVVCSLDRPDTKIVPLLFFCETARSLGAEKIHLIAPYLCYMRQDKVFHPGEGINARYFASLISRYVDSVLTIDPHLHRIHNLEDIFSVKATTLHATRLFADYIRKNVKNPILIGPDNESSQWVSEVAKESDSPFTILEKKRKGDRDVEVSVPQIETYRNHTPVLIDDIVSTGKTLLKTIAHLKNAGMQAPACLCVHGIFADDSYQELIESGANPIITTNTIDHVSNRIDISALIAENLF
- a CDS encoding OmpA family protein, with protein sequence MGKLPHRHSKSENFSGGFLSTTFRIAVLILFFDSLSLASEEPEKILFRWKLVPGENVELNEYHRVQLVSQGRKIKREDKNRILLQTLSCENKACMLEGFFDTYTRFPEVDPAFRKDKTFKSRFQITELGQYRVPQEYSMPNLRSLPSFSEKPVVIGEEWTQPATESFQFPGGRVMITVLAKYKYHGIDEWAFQKLSGKGDRIEYNYTLFYDSQTNQEGVPFKIYGFARGMVFFDREQGLPQYKRVQLAYTFVYANGMAQEMSFDIHGVYNKNVKLTDNDKDKFAEEIRKILKSELPTGIESNGDPQRNGKKPPRNTLQWPEEEENRARPENEKPSGPPVEIRRTEEGIAISLNSVLFDYDSSELKEEAKKELERIASVLKKYGDREIRISGHTDNSGGEEYNRKLSRERALSVLKELRDKQGLEEKRMSYEGYGKSKPIADNSTVQGRQKNRRVDITIVME
- the cutA gene encoding divalent-cation tolerance protein CutA gives rise to the protein MEARLVYVTAKNEKEALKIGKTLVEERLAACANILPKMKSVYHWEKKLVVDNEAVLILKTKSELMTELTLRIKSLHSYSVPCVVSLPLLEGNRDYFTWLFGEVISE
- a CDS encoding patatin-like phospholipase family protein, producing the protein MQIHVKQKYTALTFNSAFFGFYAHAGFAKGLSEIGFHPVKITGCSSGALIGSLVAAGVPVETMTDLILNLKKKDFWEGNLITNIVKPIRKGLKNYSGILSGKKIKELLKPHLGHKKIEDLPVPMGVSVSNLTKQIRELKTKGDLIDQILASMTFPFLFEIQKLGEEEFIDGGVADQEPIKELILDKSIKKIVVHSVRTKKGHSERAMLRAFHSSVQIIENETRELKELLAKHYKKQILRVETVTPYIDADRLKHGREALEEGRKSAHHWKKKILASA